In a genomic window of Salvelinus fontinalis isolate EN_2023a chromosome 7, ASM2944872v1, whole genome shotgun sequence:
- the grk1a gene encoding rhodopsin kinase GRK1 — MDMGSLTTVVANSAYISARGSFDGTANPSANRDKKYHARLKLPHITVCEGLRETLDLGFQTACVEQPIGKRLFQEFLEANNEYKGPCRLWKDVEEYNQAEDQDRIKKASKMLSRYMDPSAKHFCPFLPENDITKVKEKHAEAGDDLFIETLTSVLDFLKEVPYTFYLDSMHLKRFLQWKWLEMQPTGEDWFMDFRVLGKGGFGEVHATSMKATGKLYACKKLNKKRLKKRKGYEGAMVEKRILARVHSRFIVSLAYAFQTKTELCLVMTIMNGGDLRYHIYNVDENNPGFDEQRACFYTAQIIQGMEHLHQKRIIYRDLKPENVLLDNEGNVRISDLGLAVELEDNQTNIKGYAGTPGFMAPELLKGEEYDWSVDYFTLGVTLYEFIAAKGPFRTRGEKVENKVVKKRILNDPVAYPEKFSEKAKSICEALLCKTVDQRLGFKNGSCDELRAHPFFSELNWMKLNEGILVPPFVPDSKTVYAKDLDAVGAFSTVKGVTLDDPDKEFFDEFSSGNIPIPWQEEMIETGIYGELNLWGVGGALPNDLRRESILEQPPKSSTCCLS, encoded by the exons ATGGATATGGGCAGCCTGACAACGGTGGTGGCCAACTCGGCCTACATCTCGGCGCGCGGGAGCTTCGACGGCACGGCCAACCCGTCCGCCAACCGGGACAAGAAGTACCACGCCCGCCTGAAGCTGCCTCACATCACGGTGTGCGAGGGCCTCAGGGAGACTCTGGACCTGGGCTTCCAGACCGCCTGCGTGGAACAGCCCATCGGCAAGCGTCTGTTCCAGGAGTTCCTGGAGGCCAACAACGAATACAAAGGCCCCTGCCGCCTGTGGAAGGATGTGGAGGAGTACAACCAGGCCGAGGACCAGGACCGCATTAAGAAGGCCTCCAAGATGCTCTCTCGCTACATGGATCCGAGCGCCAAACACTTCTGCCCCTTCCTGCCGGAGAACGACATCACCAAGGTGAAGGAGAAGCACGCGGAGGCCGGGGACGATCTGTTCATCGAGACTCTGACCAGCGTACTGGACTTCCTCAAGGAGGTCCCTTACACCTTCTACCTGGACAGCATGCACCTGAAGAGGTTCCTCCAGTGGAAGTGGCTGGAGATGCAGCCCACGGGAGAGGACTGGTTCATGGACTTCCGTGTCCTTGGGAAGGGGGGCTTCGGGGAGGTACATGCCACCTCGATGAAGGCCACAGGGAAACTGTACGCCTGCAAGAAGCTCAACAAGAAGAGGCTGAAGAAGAGAAAAGGATATGAG GGGGCGATGGTGGAGAAGAGAATTCTGGCACGTGTCCACAGCAGGTTCATCGTGTCGCTGGCCTACGCCTTCCAGACCAAGACTGAGCTCTGTCTGGTCATGACCATCATGAATGGAGGAGACCTGAG GTATCATATCTACAATGTGGATGAGAACAACCCAGGGTTTGATGAGCAGAGGGCCTGTTTCTACACAGCTCAGATCATCCAGGGCATGGAGCACCTGCACCAGAAGAGAATCATCTACAGAGACCTCAAACCTGAGAACGTGTTGTTGGATAATGAag GTAACGTGCGTATCTCTGACCTTGGTCTGGCCGTGGAGCTGGAGGACAACCAGACCAATATCAAAGGCTACGCTGGGACTCCAG GGTTCATGGCCCCAGAGCTGCTGAAAGGGGAGGAGTATGACTGGTCAGTGGACTACTTTACCCTTGGGGTCACACTGTATGAGTTCATCGCTGCCAAGGGACCTTTCAGAACCCGAGGAGAGAAG GTGGAGAACAAAGTAGTGAAGAAGCGGATTCTGAACGACCCCGTGGCCTATCCGGAGAAGTTCAGTGAGAAAGCCAAGTCCATCTGCGAGGCGCTGCTGTGCAAGACGGTGGACCAGAGGCTGGGCTTCAAGAACGGGTCCTGCGACGAGCTCCGAGCGCACCCCTTCTTCAGCGAACTCAACTGGATGAAACTGAACGAAG GGATCCTGGTGCCTCCGTTTGTTCCCGACTCCAAGACGGTCTACGCCAAGGATCTGGACGCCGTCGGAGCTTTCTCAACAGTGAAGGGAGTCACCCTGGACGACCCCGACAAGGAGTTCTTTGACGAGTTCTCCTCGGGGAACATCCCCATTCCCTGGCAGGAGGAGATGATCGAGACGGGGATCTACGGGGAGCTGAACCTCTGGGGGGTCGGGGGGGCGCTGCCCAACGACCTGCGCAGGGAGAGCATCCTGGAACAGCCCCCGAAGTCCTCCACCTGCTGCCTGTCATAG
- the LOC129860209 gene encoding potassium-transporting ATPase subunit beta-like, whose amino-acid sequence MATLKEKRTCGQRCEDFGRFVWNSDTGALFGRTPEKWVYISLYYVAFYVIMTGLFSLAIWTLMYTLDPYTPDYQDRLTSPGVMVWPPTYIEEDVVLSYNMSDKASQMKMSNYLSNFLKPYNDTAQQSNCNCTRGEYFKQEKFEAPHHTKYSCRFTQSMLGRCSGLDDPTFGYNGTTPCVIIKMNRIINFLPNNGTGMAPHLNCTILSGHDNIDMIEYFPTNGTFDLSYFPYYGKLAQPTYVNPLVAVKFHLVKEREAKIQCRVVAHNIAYQDSYEPYQGKVVFLLQALK is encoded by the exons ATGGCAACCCTGAAAGAGAAGAGGACGTGTGGCCAGCGGTGTGAGGACTTCGGTCGCTTCGTGTGGAACTCAGACACTGGGGCCCTGTTCGGAAGAACACCTGAGAAATGGG tGTACATCAGTCTGTACTATGTAGCGTTCTATGTGATAATGACTGGCCTGTTCTCTCTGGCCATCTGGACTCTGATGTACACGCTGGACCCCTACACTCCAGACTATCAGGACCGCTTAACATCACCAG gggtgatGGTCTGGCCACCTACATACATTGAGGAGGATGTAGTACTCAGCTACAACATGTCTGATAAAGCCAGCCAGATGAAGATGTCCAACTACCTCAGCAACTTCCTCAAAC cctaCAATGACACGGCTCAACAGTCTAACTGTAACTGCACCCGGGGAGAGTACTTCAAACAGGAGAAATTTGAGGCTCCACACCATACCAAGTACTCCTGCCGCTTCACCCAGAGCATGCTGGGACGCTGCTCCGGCCTGGACGACCCCACGTTCGGCTACAACGGTACCACACCCTGCGTCATCATCAAGATGAACAGG ATCATCAACTTCCTGCCCAACAACGGGACTGGCATGGCTCCTCATCTGAACTGCACTATACTG AGTGGCCATGATAACATAGACATGATCGAGTACTTCCCCACCAACGGAACCTTCGATCTATCCTACTTCCCATACTACGGCAAGCTGGCTCAG CCCACCTACGTTAACCCTCTAGTGGCTGTGAAGTTCCACCTGGTCAAAGAGAGGGAGGCTAAGATCCAGTGTCGTGTGGTGGCCCACAACATCGCCTATCAAGACTCATACGAACCATACCAGGGGAAGGTGGTCTTCCTGCTCCAGGCTCTGAAATAA